TATTGTTACTCCACTATTCTGTATGTTTGGCACAGTAAATTTGAGGAAACAAGTTTTGTTGGAAACAAAAAGCACAGATATCCTAACAAAAATGATGTACAATGATttgaaccaaaaaagaaaaaaggttctTTTAAATGCTTACAATAATATGATGATCATGAACATATTTTGGGAACAATCTAGACTCTTTGGATGCTTGACTGACTGAAAGTAATTTGTTCACAAGCACTTACAATTTTCTGATAGGAAAAACAGAACAAGACTGTTCAGTGAAAAAGAACCGGGAAGCATATGCTACAGTCCTCCTTTCAGCTCATCTGTATGTTTGTGGAGCCATAGCTGCAGCTCAAAGCGTCCGCATGGCAGGTTCCACCAGGGACCTTGTGATTCTTGTTGATGAAACTATCAGTGAATATCACAAGAGTGGACTTCAAATGGCAGGATGGAAAGTTCGGACAATACTGAGAATCAGAAATCCCAAAGCTGAAAAATATGCTTACAATGCATGGAATTACAGCAAGTTCAGATTATGGCAATTAACAGACTAtgacaaaataattttcattgaTTCTGATCTGCTTATCCGTAGGAACATTGATTTCTTATTCTCAATGCCAGAGATCTCAGCTAGAGGAAACAATGGCGTACTTTTCAACTCTGGAGTAATGGTGATAGAGCCGTCAAATTGCACATTCCAGTTGTTGATGGACCATATAACTGATATTGAGTCCTATAACGGTGGAGATCAGGGTTACTTGAATGAAGTATTTACATGGTGGCACCGGATACCCAATCATTTCAACTTCCTGAAGAATTTTTTGAGTTACGAGGGGGAAGAAGTAAATGAGAAGAAAATCCGCTTGATTGCAGCAGAACCTCCAGTTCTATATGTCATTCACTACTTAGGATACAAGCCATGGATGTGCTCCAGAGACTACGATTGCAACTGGAACGTTGGTAAACTGCACGAATTTGCGAGTGATGATGCTCACAGAAGCTGGTGGGAGGTGCATGATGCAATGCCAGAGAAATTGCAAGACTTCTGCAAGTTAAAATCCAAACAGAAGGCACAGTTGAACTATGACAGACGAGAAGCTGAGAAAAGAAATTATACAGATGGTCAttggaaaatcaaaatcaaggaTCCAAGTTTTATGAAATGCAGTGACGACTTGTGTGACTTTGATTTTGAGTCCAGATTGTGGCGTTGGGGGGAAATCGAGTGAGCAGATGATCCACATTTCCTGCCACAATCCACTCACTGTAACTACGATCTTTGTTTTGGTGCTGCAATATCAGTCTCTAAGTCTGTTTCAGGATTGGCTTTCCATCTAAGTGATAATTTTCAGTGCTTATTCAAATCCTTAGGGAGGGAAGGGGCAGAAACATTCTCCAGATACAGCTAGCACCCTACATGGTAGATGTCATGTCCTTCAAAATTTATATAGCTATGCtgtttattttaaaatttccaCTACCCTTATGGAGTATCATTCaagaatttttccattttctggTTTTTTATTTACCATTGGGTGATTACAATTTGCAACACATGATAATCAATTGACCTTCAATGTCATTCCAGAAActggaaaatatttctaataaTGACAAAATGTCTGCTTGCTCAGTGGAGATGATTACATTTATCAGGACCTTGGAGTCttggcattttcaaatgaatccACACCTTTGTCACGAACAATCAGCGTTGTCCCTTCGTCTATCTGCATCAAAGTCCTATCATTTGAATTCAGAAAGTCTCAATTCAGACAACGCTATCCTTGGAACAGTGCTGAATGCTACCGTTAACTCACACAAACTGAATGCCATACTGATGTACAATTAGCCTAATATTTTCGAGCTGGTGTGGTAGACTATACAGA
This sequence is a window from Coffea eugenioides isolate CCC68of chromosome 7, Ceug_1.0, whole genome shotgun sequence. Protein-coding genes within it:
- the LOC113776937 gene encoding UDP-glucuronate:xylan alpha-glucuronosyltransferase 1-like: MPTFISVEYLDCKYYNGLIMQFNSVSDTLVECPEDQVFTYPEFQLREDVYKRKLQRIRVKDVEKSLQIPLQQQSIKYRHHLLKFILLVILLGILLAIFISSTICPQQRISDAVSQPHFVNRLLWSNSDPRYISNLDISWNEISRVLEHVPGKNTVPGVGLLNFNSSEITHWKQLLPYSNHTILHLDHADQNVTWNSFYPEWIDQEQEYEVPSCPSLPQIEVPGSRLDLIAVKLPCRNEQNWNRDVARLHLQLAVAGLATFAKGNFPVYVLFVTNCFPIPNLFTCKELIARQGNAWLFKPNLNQLREKLHLPKGSCELALPLGDAEQDCSVKKNREAYATVLLSAHLYVCGAIAAAQSVRMAGSTRDLVILVDETISEYHKSGLQMAGWKVRTILRIRNPKAEKYAYNAWNYSKFRLWQLTDYDKIIFIDSDLLIRRNIDFLFSMPEISARGNNGVLFNSGVMVIEPSNCTFQLLMDHITDIESYNGGDQGYLNEVFTWWHRIPNHFNFLKNFLSYEGEEVNEKKIRLIAAEPPVLYVIHYLGYKPWMCSRDYDCNWNVGKLHEFASDDAHRSWWEVHDAMPEKLQDFCKLKSKQKAQLNYDRREAEKRNYTDGHWKIKIKDPSFMKCSDDLCDFDFESRLWRWGEIE